The Henckelia pumila isolate YLH828 chromosome 2, ASM3356847v2, whole genome shotgun sequence genome includes a window with the following:
- the LOC140880500 gene encoding uncharacterized protein, which yields MALHRVHSEGEDLDREPLTTTNFRGVHLHSSRNPGAVRPKASIFDGDGNYYNKEWDLLEGRGKEFCWYHVELPKGNQKLSQSAQYLIDLLCPPLKLQDILSLVSNGPFCGHVDGALVFRVNSPGPASSRFTFRIAARVTENSVITVSLGRVPRLGFSPANKSLLSEIPIVEGSNYGGSEAKDSGRMVIKEHVLDFLLTMNHSEGADNPVPKSISNLVVHIIDTHVDHLQDVVIKLELDLDSVELEMDKGGSALKKQMLDDRKFPKMHLDLQRLLQVIAHGEQVFPRVKEKCSFKDWFTSEDINALEELIGRIRRLKENVGFIANRVTAIQAGLDSWQSEQINRKLYYLSFLSIIFLPLSTITGVFGMNVGGVPWTGQKDPDLSDGFLSVMLICIAMVGIVLLCFLFPSLYSHVMAWRRRQVLRRSWSINHKSFVKRTIANEERNGTGGYLPL from the exons ATGGCTCTTCATCGGGTACACTCTGAGGGCGAGGATCTGGACAGAGAACCGTTGACTACCACCAACTTTCGAGGTGTTCATCTTCATAGCTCGCGTAATCCTGGTGCAGTGAGACCGAAGGCCTCTATATTTGATGGAGATGGCAATTATTATAACAAGGAATGGGATCTTTTGGAGGGCAGAGGCAAAGAGTTCTGTTGGTATCATGTGGAACTTCCGAAAGGGAATCAAAAACTATCACAATCTGCACAATACCTCATTGACTTGCTCTGTCCGCCCCTTAAACTTCAAGACATCCTCTCACTTGTTAGCAATGGACCCTTCTGTGGACATGTAGATGGTGCTCTGGTATTCAGAGTTAATTCACCTGGCCCTGCTTCTAGTAGATTTACATTCAGAATTGCTGCAAGAGTTACAGAGAATTCTGTTATAACGGTGTCATTAGGTCGTGTCCCAAGATTGGGTTTCTCCCCAGCTAACAAGTCGCTGCTATCGGAGATTCCAATCGTGGAAGGTTCGAATTATGGTGGCAGTGAAGCGAAGGATAGTGGTAGGATGGTGATTAAGGAACATGTCCTTGATTTTCTGTTGACAATGAATCATTCAGAGGGGGCTGATAATCCTGTGCCGAAATCTATTTCCAATCTCGTCGTTCACATAATTGACACACACGTAGATCACCTTCAGGATGTTGTGATCAAGCTTGAGCTTGATCTGGATTCAGTTGAGTTGGAGATGGACAAAG GTGGCTCTGCTCTGAAGAAACAGATGTTAGACGACAGAAAATTCCCCAAAATGCACCTCGATTTGCAACGTCTCTTGCAG GTGATTGCACATGGTGAGCAAGTCTTCCCTCGTGTTAAAGAGAAGTGTTCGTTTAAAGACTGGTTCACCAGTGAAGATATCAATGCTTTGGAAGAATTGATTGGACGGATACGCAGACTAAAGGAGAATGTTGGGTTTATAGCCAACCGTGTCACAGCAATTCAAGCCGGCCTAGACAGTTGGCAGTCCGAGCAAATAAATAGAAAACTATATTATCTCTCATTCCTCTCCATCATATTTCTACCATTATCAACAATTACCGGAG TTTTCGGGATGAATGTGGGAGGTGTTCCTTGGACTGGACAAAAGGATCCGGATTTAAGCGATGGTTTTCTCAGCGTGATGTTGATATGCATTGCGATGGTTGGAATTGTTCTCCTATGCTTCCTTTTCCCGAGTCTTTACAGTCATGTCATGGCATGGCGAAGAAGACAAGTTTTGAGAAGAAGTTGGTCCATCAACCATAAATCCTTCGTCAAGAGAACCATCGCAAATGAAGAAAGAAACGGCACAGGAGGCTACCTTCCGCTTTAA